A DNA window from Undibacterium sp. YM2 contains the following coding sequences:
- a CDS encoding LysR family transcriptional regulator, with protein sequence MMQSILELRHLKTLHALRESGNLLRAAVLLNVTQSALSHQIKLLEEHHGTPLFERKTTPIRFTPAGERLLQLADSVLPQVANCERDLARMAQGVAGQLRIAVECHTCFDWLMPAMDLFRQRWPEVELDIVSGFQADPVGLLYSHKADVAIVSEMDADESVAYHPLFRFEIIALIAKDHALATRDYLVAQDFATDTLITYPVPDEMLDVVRQVLKPAGIDTTRRTTELTVAMLQLVASKRGIATLPVWAAQNYVNRDYVLPKRITADGLTGRLYAACLPDLSAKAYLSDFVTTIRESSYLNLQSIELI encoded by the coding sequence ATCATGCAATCCATACTAGAGCTACGCCACCTGAAAACCCTGCATGCCCTGCGTGAGTCTGGCAATTTATTGCGTGCGGCGGTTCTGTTGAATGTCACGCAATCAGCACTGTCACACCAGATCAAGTTGCTGGAAGAACATCACGGCACACCCTTGTTCGAGCGCAAGACCACACCCATACGATTCACGCCCGCGGGTGAGCGCCTGCTGCAGCTGGCAGACAGTGTCCTGCCGCAAGTCGCCAATTGCGAGCGCGACCTGGCTCGCATGGCCCAGGGTGTGGCGGGGCAATTGCGTATCGCGGTTGAATGCCATACCTGCTTTGACTGGCTCATGCCCGCGATGGATTTATTCCGCCAGCGCTGGCCTGAGGTGGAGCTGGATATCGTGTCCGGCTTCCAGGCGGACCCGGTCGGGTTGCTGTACAGCCACAAGGCGGATGTGGCGATTGTGTCAGAAATGGATGCGGATGAGAGCGTGGCTTATCACCCCTTGTTCCGCTTCGAGATCATTGCCTTGATCGCCAAAGACCATGCACTGGCGACGCGGGATTATCTGGTGGCGCAGGATTTTGCGACGGATACCCTGATTACCTATCCCGTGCCGGATGAAATGCTGGACGTGGTACGCCAGGTCTTGAAGCCCGCCGGTATAGACACCACACGCCGCACGACCGAGCTGACAGTCGCCATGCTGCAACTGGTCGCCAGCAAGCGCGGCATTGCTACCCTGCCGGTGTGGGCCGCCCAAAACTATGTAAACCGCGATTATGTACTGCCCAAGCGCATTACTGCGGATGGTTTGACTGGCAGGTTGTACGCAGCCTGCCTGCCGGATTTGTCGGCCAAGGCTTATCTCAGTGATTTTGTGACGACGATACGGGAGAGTAGTTATTTGAATTTGCAGAGTATAGAGTTGATTTGA
- the metE gene encoding 5-methyltetrahydropteroyltriglutamate--homocysteine S-methyltransferase translates to MTTAHTLGFPRIGAQRELKFAQESFWRGDITEATLHETGADLRARHWGLQKQAGLDFVSVGDFAWYDQVLNTLALLGALPTRFGFDAKKLNLADYYVAARGNPQHFAMEMTKWFDTNYHYLVPEWTADTSFDGGTDWLFEELTQAQSLGHKAKATLVGPLTLLYLGKIKSGLDIKLDLLPKIIPAYQRLLARLQEQGVEWVQIDEPILALDLDNAWLDAFVLAYNALAQNTPKLLLSTYFESVQERAALLHALPVAGIHLDLVRAPQQLSALLVNWPQDRVLSAGIIDGRNIWRADLTGLLASLQTAHAQLGDNLWLAASCSLLHVPVDLAAETALDAETLSWLAFATQKLDEIVALKQALNGNAASVAQQFKAAEQAVTSRRTSVRIHNPIVQKRLASVTEQDVTRHHAFAGRISEQQKRFALPLFPTTSIGSFPQTKTIRQARAAYKRGDLSHLEYLEAMRAEIRLVVEQQEKLDIDVLVHGEPERNDMVEYFGEQLWGYGFTLNGWVQSYGSRCVKPPFIYGDVYRPEAMTVSWSEYAQSLTAKTMKGMLTGPVTMLQWSFVRDDQPRSTTALQIALALRDEVADLEKAGIGMIQIDEPAFREGLPLKQQDWSAYLDWAVRAFKLSSAVVRDDTQIHTHMCYSEFNDILPWIAAMDADVITIETSRSDMELLDGFGEFAYPNDIGPGVYDIHSPRVPKVSEMQRLLQKARSVLPDARLWVNPDCGLKTRDWPETIAALENMVQAAKLLRATVAANDEEHQDCC, encoded by the coding sequence ATGACAACAGCACACACCCTGGGCTTCCCCCGCATCGGCGCCCAAAGAGAATTGAAATTCGCGCAAGAATCCTTCTGGCGCGGCGATATCACCGAAGCCACACTGCATGAAACCGGTGCCGATTTGCGCGCCCGCCATTGGGGTTTGCAAAAGCAGGCTGGCCTCGATTTTGTCAGCGTTGGTGACTTTGCCTGGTATGACCAGGTCTTGAACACCCTGGCCTTGCTGGGCGCCCTGCCTACGCGCTTTGGCTTTGATGCAAAAAAACTGAACCTGGCAGACTACTACGTCGCCGCCCGTGGTAACCCCCAGCACTTTGCGATGGAAATGACCAAATGGTTTGACACCAACTACCATTACCTCGTACCAGAGTGGACAGCCGACACCAGCTTTGATGGCGGCACAGACTGGCTATTTGAAGAACTCACACAAGCCCAGTCCCTGGGCCACAAAGCCAAAGCCACCCTGGTTGGCCCCCTGACCCTGCTCTACCTCGGCAAGATCAAAAGCGGCCTGGACATCAAACTCGATTTGCTACCCAAAATCATCCCCGCCTACCAGCGCCTGCTGGCCCGCCTGCAAGAGCAAGGCGTTGAATGGGTGCAGATAGATGAACCTATCCTGGCACTGGACCTCGACAATGCCTGGCTGGATGCCTTTGTGCTGGCCTACAATGCCCTCGCACAAAACACACCCAAGTTGCTGCTATCGACTTACTTTGAATCAGTGCAGGAACGCGCCGCCCTGTTGCATGCCCTGCCTGTCGCTGGCATTCACCTGGACCTGGTACGCGCTCCTCAGCAACTGTCTGCTCTGCTGGTCAACTGGCCGCAAGACCGCGTATTGTCCGCAGGTATCATCGATGGCCGCAATATCTGGCGGGCAGACCTGACAGGCTTGCTGGCCAGCCTGCAAACCGCCCACGCGCAATTGGGCGACAATTTGTGGCTGGCCGCAAGTTGCTCTCTGCTGCATGTACCGGTGGATCTCGCAGCAGAGACAGCGCTCGATGCAGAAACCCTGAGCTGGCTGGCTTTTGCCACCCAAAAACTTGATGAAATCGTCGCCCTCAAGCAAGCCCTGAATGGCAATGCTGCCAGCGTCGCCCAGCAATTCAAGGCTGCAGAGCAGGCTGTCACCAGCCGCCGCACCTCAGTACGCATCCACAACCCCATCGTACAAAAACGCCTGGCCTCGGTTACAGAACAGGATGTCACCCGTCACCATGCTTTTGCTGGCCGTATCAGCGAACAGCAAAAGCGTTTTGCGCTGCCCCTGTTCCCGACCACCAGCATAGGCTCTTTCCCGCAAACCAAGACCATACGCCAGGCCCGCGCGGCGTATAAACGTGGTGACTTGTCGCATCTCGAATACCTCGAAGCCATGCGCGCAGAAATCCGCCTGGTCGTTGAGCAACAAGAAAAGCTCGACATCGACGTGCTGGTGCATGGCGAACCAGAGCGTAATGACATGGTCGAATATTTCGGCGAACAACTCTGGGGCTATGGCTTCACCCTGAATGGCTGGGTACAAAGCTATGGCTCACGCTGCGTCAAACCGCCCTTCATCTATGGTGATGTCTATCGCCCGGAAGCCATGACCGTCAGTTGGAGCGAATACGCCCAAAGCCTGACCGCTAAAACCATGAAAGGCATGCTGACCGGCCCCGTCACCATGCTGCAATGGTCCTTCGTGCGCGACGACCAGCCACGCTCCACCACCGCCCTGCAAATCGCCCTGGCCTTGCGTGATGAAGTTGCCGACCTCGAAAAAGCTGGCATAGGCATGATACAGATAGACGAACCCGCCTTCCGCGAGGGCCTGCCGCTGAAACAGCAAGACTGGTCCGCCTATCTCGACTGGGCAGTACGTGCCTTCAAGCTGAGTTCAGCCGTCGTCAGGGACGATACGCAAATCCACACCCACATGTGCTATTCAGAATTCAACGACATCCTGCCCTGGATAGCCGCCATGGATGCCGACGTCATCACCATAGAAACCTCGCGCTCGGACATGGAATTGCTCGACGGCTTCGGCGAATTCGCCTACCCGAATGACATAGGCCCCGGCGTCTACGACATCCATTCACCACGCGTGCCCAAGGTCAGCGAAATGCAAAGGCTGCTACAAAAAGCCCGCAGCGTACTCCCCGACGCCCGTCTCTGGGTCAACCCCGACTGCGGCCTCAAAACCCGCGACTGGCCAGAGACGATAGCTGCGCTGGAAAACATGGTGCAGGCAGCCAAGTTGTTGAGAGCGACTGTGGCGGCAAATGATGAGGAGCATCAGGATTGTTGCTAA
- a CDS encoding NADH-quinone oxidoreductase subunit F, translating into MDHILARLASDSFYHLSHASLTGSRCQGLACFAARQQDPACWKQACQSSPTVFCLGQCYRGPARQGEDALPHIASHARASVLLGNVANAAVLDLAAYCKTGGGQALHQVLRMDSAAVMQQISASGLRGRGGAAFPTGLKWQLLAEQKADCKYLVANADEGDPGSFSDRLLMERDPYRLIEAMLIAGITVGARLGYIYLRREYEQTASMLQAAIAQARAAGWLGQHVLGSAHGFEIHLVIGKGSYLCGEETAMLNAIEDRRPEARLRPPQITELGLYSKPTLVNNVETLCSIPWIITHGAAAYAALGTPESPGTKLLSLNAVFKRPGLYEVEFGISLRDIVDKLGLGLKQGQLKGLMIGGPLAGVIPPQLLDTPLAYQSLQQIGGAVGHGGVIAFDDSCSIAELVAQVFRFGAFESCGKCTPCHHGAAEISRHFDDILQGGHWNASRWQALVTALADASLCGHGRGLAEFAQSIQRHYHAELQTCFTSA; encoded by the coding sequence ATGGACCACATCCTTGCACGGCTTGCCAGCGACAGCTTTTATCACTTGTCCCATGCATCCCTGACGGGCAGTCGCTGTCAGGGGCTGGCCTGTTTTGCTGCAAGGCAGCAAGATCCTGCGTGTTGGAAGCAGGCGTGCCAGAGCAGCCCCACCGTATTTTGCCTGGGCCAGTGTTATCGTGGCCCGGCACGGCAGGGTGAGGATGCACTTCCCCATATCGCCAGCCATGCCCGCGCATCAGTCCTGCTCGGCAATGTCGCCAATGCTGCTGTGCTTGATCTGGCAGCGTATTGCAAGACAGGCGGCGGACAGGCTTTACACCAGGTCCTGCGCATGGACAGCGCCGCAGTCATGCAGCAGATCAGCGCTTCAGGCTTGCGTGGCCGGGGCGGCGCGGCCTTCCCTACGGGTCTGAAATGGCAATTGCTGGCCGAGCAAAAAGCGGACTGCAAATACCTGGTCGCCAATGCCGATGAGGGCGACCCCGGCAGCTTTAGTGACCGCCTGCTGATGGAGAGAGACCCTTACCGTCTGATAGAAGCCATGCTCATCGCAGGTATTACCGTCGGTGCCCGTCTGGGCTACATCTACCTGCGCCGTGAATATGAGCAAACAGCCAGTATGCTGCAGGCAGCAATCGCACAGGCGCGGGCGGCAGGCTGGCTGGGCCAGCATGTACTTGGCAGTGCACATGGCTTTGAAATACATCTCGTCATCGGCAAAGGCAGTTACCTTTGCGGTGAAGAAACCGCCATGCTCAATGCTATCGAAGACAGGCGGCCAGAAGCCAGGCTGCGCCCACCGCAAATCACCGAACTGGGTTTATACAGCAAACCAACGCTGGTCAATAATGTCGAAACCCTGTGCTCCATCCCCTGGATCATCACCCATGGCGCTGCCGCCTACGCAGCCCTGGGCACGCCAGAGAGCCCTGGCACCAAGCTCTTGTCACTCAATGCTGTCTTCAAGCGGCCTGGCCTGTATGAAGTCGAATTTGGCATCAGCCTGCGTGACATCGTCGACAAGCTCGGCCTGGGTTTGAAGCAAGGCCAGCTCAAAGGCCTGATGATAGGCGGCCCACTGGCAGGTGTGATACCACCACAATTGCTTGATACCCCGCTCGCTTATCAAAGCCTGCAGCAAATTGGCGGCGCTGTCGGTCATGGTGGCGTCATCGCTTTTGATGACAGTTGCAGCATTGCCGAACTGGTGGCGCAGGTATTTCGCTTTGGTGCCTTTGAGTCCTGCGGCAAATGCACGCCCTGCCATCACGGCGCGGCAGAAATCTCTCGCCACTTTGACGACATACTGCAAGGTGGGCACTGGAATGCAAGTCGCTGGCAGGCCCTGGTAACAGCATTGGCTGATGCCAGCCTGTGCGGCCATGGGCGCGGCCTGGCAGAGTTCGCACAGTCAATTCAACGCCATTACCATGCGGAGTTGCAGACATGCTTCACATCAGCATAA
- the fdhF gene encoding formate dehydrogenase subunit alpha — protein MLHISINGQACSVAEGSSLLEALRDNGCQPPHPCHDDRLKPIGACRLCLVEVEGQARPVSSCATAVIDGMAIHTATPRLQSLLHTNLSLLADNYPATAMSEQAEHPFHQLLKQNGISAGSNHQSPIFKDDSHPYLGIDMDRCIHCQRCVRICDEVQGQFVWKVWGKGEQTHIAPADGKSLLSSGCVSCGACADTCPTGAIFDKRSTGPVDHLTKTTCVYCGVGCQMEVDSHDNKVVAIKPTDSPVNHGHLCVKGRYAYDFTHAPDRITQPMLRRGSDWYTVSWEEALSFTASRLQELRNKYGADSLGVLGSARATNEENYLAQKFARVVLGTNNVDCCARVCHQPSAKALKTMLGTGAATNSFDDIEHSSLFMLCGCNPTENHPIVGARIKQAVRAGAGLIVIDPRRTELAACADIHLALRPGTNVSLFNAMAATLLEEGLQDDDYIAMRVDGLAGFHSFITAYAPEQVASQCGVQAGDIRRAARMYAQAKPAMCFHGLGMTEHLQGTQGVMSLINLALLTGNLGKRGSGINPLRGQNNVQGSAQMGCEPASLTGAQNLADAKVRASFEQAWGTSLPTSAGLDLPAMLAAASSGKFKAMWVMGYDIAMSMPNANQTLAALAQLELVVVQDLFLNETAKAVGHVFFPAASVFEKDGSFMNADRRVQRVRQVVNSPGEAKPDWQIITELARHMGHEQGFIFDDPQAIWDEIRSVWPASAGLSYQRLQNESLQWPCPATLDDNHPGTAVLHQQGFGVAPKASLACIPYQPTAEVCDDDYPLLLTTGRELYHFNAGTMTYRSPNAVLKPTDTLDISPSDARQLGLAQGQPAQISSRYGTAVLPVHITDKMQVGQLFCSFHRADLNVNALTSPYCDNLVHAPEYKVTAVRVMGLGDKY, from the coding sequence ATGCTTCACATCAGCATAAATGGCCAGGCATGCTCAGTAGCAGAAGGCAGCAGCCTCCTGGAAGCCTTGCGCGATAATGGCTGCCAGCCACCTCACCCCTGTCATGATGACAGGCTCAAGCCCATAGGTGCATGCAGACTGTGCCTGGTGGAAGTCGAAGGGCAAGCCCGCCCCGTATCCAGTTGCGCCACCGCAGTCATTGATGGCATGGCCATACATACAGCAACACCACGCCTGCAATCACTGCTGCATACCAACCTCTCGCTACTGGCGGATAATTATCCTGCCACGGCAATGAGTGAGCAGGCTGAGCACCCCTTCCATCAATTGCTGAAACAAAATGGCATAAGCGCTGGTAGCAATCACCAATCACCTATTTTCAAGGATGACAGCCACCCTTATCTGGGTATAGACATGGACAGGTGCATACACTGCCAGCGCTGCGTACGCATCTGCGACGAAGTACAGGGGCAATTTGTCTGGAAAGTCTGGGGCAAGGGCGAGCAAACCCATATCGCCCCGGCAGATGGCAAGAGCCTGCTCAGCAGCGGCTGCGTATCATGCGGCGCCTGCGCCGACACCTGCCCGACCGGCGCAATTTTTGACAAGCGCAGCACAGGGCCGGTTGATCATTTGACCAAAACCACCTGCGTCTATTGCGGTGTCGGATGCCAGATGGAAGTCGACAGCCACGACAATAAAGTCGTCGCCATCAAGCCAACGGATAGCCCTGTCAATCACGGCCATCTGTGCGTCAAGGGCCGCTATGCCTACGACTTTACACACGCCCCGGATCGCATCACCCAGCCCATGCTGCGCAGGGGCAGTGACTGGTATACAGTTTCATGGGAAGAAGCCCTGAGCTTCACTGCCAGCCGCCTGCAAGAACTGCGCAACAAGTATGGCGCAGACAGCCTGGGCGTATTAGGTTCAGCCCGCGCCACCAATGAAGAAAACTATCTCGCGCAGAAATTTGCCCGCGTAGTGCTGGGCACCAATAATGTCGATTGCTGCGCCAGGGTTTGCCATCAGCCATCCGCCAAGGCCCTCAAGACCATGCTGGGTACGGGCGCAGCGACCAATTCATTCGATGACATAGAACACAGCAGCCTGTTCATGCTATGCGGTTGCAACCCGACAGAAAACCACCCCATCGTCGGCGCCCGCATCAAACAGGCAGTGCGCGCCGGGGCTGGCCTCATCGTCATCGATCCGCGCCGTACCGAGCTGGCAGCCTGCGCCGATATACACCTGGCCTTGCGCCCCGGCACCAACGTGTCGCTGTTCAATGCCATGGCCGCCACCCTGCTCGAAGAAGGTTTGCAGGATGACGACTACATCGCCATGCGCGTTGATGGTCTGGCAGGTTTCCACAGTTTCATCACAGCCTATGCGCCAGAACAGGTCGCCAGCCAGTGCGGTGTTCAGGCAGGCGACATACGCCGCGCCGCCCGCATGTATGCGCAAGCCAAGCCCGCCATGTGTTTTCACGGTCTTGGCATGACCGAACACCTGCAAGGTACGCAAGGCGTCATGAGCCTGATCAACCTCGCCCTGCTGACCGGCAACCTGGGCAAGCGCGGCAGTGGCATCAACCCCTTGCGCGGCCAAAACAATGTCCAGGGTTCAGCCCAGATGGGATGCGAGCCCGCCTCGCTGACAGGCGCGCAAAACCTGGCCGATGCCAAGGTACGCGCCAGCTTCGAGCAAGCCTGGGGCACGAGCTTGCCAACAAGCGCAGGGCTGGATTTGCCTGCCATGCTGGCAGCCGCCAGTTCGGGTAAATTCAAAGCCATGTGGGTCATGGGATATGACATCGCCATGTCCATGCCCAATGCCAATCAAACCCTGGCAGCCCTGGCGCAACTGGAACTCGTCGTCGTGCAAGACCTCTTCCTTAACGAAACTGCCAAGGCAGTGGGCCATGTCTTCTTCCCTGCAGCCAGTGTGTTTGAAAAAGACGGCAGCTTTATGAACGCCGACCGTCGTGTACAAAGAGTCAGGCAAGTCGTCAACAGCCCTGGTGAGGCAAAACCAGACTGGCAGATCATCACAGAACTGGCCAGACACATGGGCCATGAGCAGGGCTTCATATTCGATGACCCGCAAGCCATCTGGGATGAAATACGCAGCGTCTGGCCAGCCAGCGCCGGTCTCAGTTACCAGCGCCTGCAAAACGAAAGCCTGCAATGGCCCTGCCCCGCCACTCTAGACGACAATCATCCCGGCACAGCCGTCCTGCACCAGCAAGGCTTTGGTGTCGCCCCCAAAGCAAGCCTGGCCTGCATCCCATATCAGCCCACAGCAGAAGTCTGCGATGATGACTACCCCCTGCTACTGACAACGGGCCGCGAGCTGTATCACTTCAATGCAGGCACCATGACTTACCGTAGCCCCAATGCTGTGCTCAAACCCACCGACACCCTCGACATCTCACCCTCCGACGCCCGGCAGCTAGGCCTTGCACAGGGCCAGCCAGCCCAGATCAGCAGCCGCTATGGCACAGCAGTCCTGCCTGTACACATCACAGACAAAATGCAGGTCGGCCAGTTGTTTTGTAGCTTCCACCGCGCAGACTTGAATGTCAATGCGCTGACCTCGCCTTACTGTGACAATCTGGTGCATGCGCCGGAGTACAAAGTCACGGCGGTGAGAGTGATGGGTTTGGGAGATAAATATTGA
- a CDS encoding putative quinol monooxygenase, which translates to MNTFAVIIKHKTQPGKRDEVRAVWEKHMAPAVAANPGHLAYFYCFDNADPDVICAFQQYSSAEASQAFLQTASYAAYLVDVEPLLSGPPQVTALTPMWVKTS; encoded by the coding sequence ATGAACACTTTTGCCGTCATCATTAAACACAAAACCCAGCCAGGAAAACGCGACGAAGTGCGCGCTGTCTGGGAAAAACATATGGCCCCGGCTGTTGCAGCTAATCCTGGCCACCTGGCCTATTTCTATTGCTTTGACAATGCTGATCCGGACGTGATCTGTGCGTTTCAGCAATACAGCAGCGCAGAAGCCTCACAGGCATTTTTGCAGACAGCCAGTTATGCTGCTTATCTGGTCGATGTCGAACCTTTGTTATCTGGCCCGCCGCAGGTGACGGCGTTGACGCCGATGTGGGTGAAGACTTCCTGA
- a CDS encoding CoA-acylating methylmalonate-semialdehyde dehydrogenase, whose translation MATLTQVPNVKLLINGELIDSKSTQWRNVINPATQQVLAHVPFATPEEMQAAVDAAKAAFKTWRKTAIGTRARIFLKYQQLIRENMAELAALLTAEQGKTLADAEGDIFRGLEVVEHAANIGNLQMGEIANNVASGVDTYTLNQPLGVCAGITPFNFPAMIPLWMFPMAIACGNTFILKPSEQDPMVTMRLAELAMQAGIPPGVLNVVHGGEDVVNAICDHPDIKAVSFVGSTRVGTHVYNRATLAGKRAQCMMGAKNHAIVLPDANKEQTLNNLAGAAFGAAGQRCMALSVVILVGEANQWVPDLLDRARSLKINAGAEANTDIGPVISCTAKERVESLIAQGIAEGATLVLDGRAPQVPGYEHGNFVGPTVFTGVKPGMRVYEEEIFGPVLCIMQADTLADAIAIINANPNGNGTALFTQSGAAARTFEEDIDVGQIGINVPIPVPVPLFSFTGSRASKLGDLGPYGKQVIQFYTQTKTITARWFDDSVSAGKVNTTISLK comes from the coding sequence ATGGCAACTCTTACCCAGGTTCCCAACGTCAAACTGCTCATCAACGGCGAACTGATAGACTCCAAATCCACGCAATGGCGCAATGTGATCAACCCGGCCACGCAACAGGTGCTGGCCCATGTGCCATTTGCCACGCCAGAAGAAATGCAGGCGGCAGTCGATGCTGCCAAGGCCGCTTTCAAGACCTGGCGCAAGACGGCGATAGGCACACGTGCCCGCATCTTCCTCAAATACCAGCAACTGATACGTGAAAACATGGCCGAGCTGGCCGCATTGCTGACAGCTGAACAGGGCAAGACCCTGGCTGATGCTGAAGGCGATATCTTCCGTGGCCTGGAAGTGGTTGAACATGCTGCCAATATCGGTAACCTGCAAATGGGCGAAATCGCCAACAACGTCGCCAGCGGCGTTGATACCTATACCCTGAACCAGCCGCTCGGTGTGTGTGCTGGCATTACCCCTTTCAACTTCCCGGCCATGATACCGCTGTGGATGTTTCCTATGGCGATTGCCTGTGGCAATACCTTCATCCTGAAACCATCTGAGCAAGACCCCATGGTCACCATGCGCCTGGCGGAGTTGGCGATGCAGGCTGGCATACCACCTGGCGTGCTGAATGTGGTGCATGGTGGTGAAGACGTCGTCAATGCGATTTGCGACCACCCTGATATCAAGGCCGTGTCCTTCGTAGGCTCCACCCGCGTAGGCACACATGTATATAACCGTGCGACACTGGCGGGCAAACGTGCACAGTGCATGATGGGTGCCAAGAACCACGCCATCGTCCTGCCAGATGCAAATAAAGAACAAACCCTGAACAACCTCGCCGGTGCTGCGTTTGGTGCGGCTGGCCAGCGTTGCATGGCATTGTCCGTGGTGATACTGGTTGGCGAAGCCAATCAATGGGTGCCAGACTTGCTGGACCGAGCACGCAGCCTCAAGATCAATGCGGGTGCTGAAGCCAATACAGACATAGGCCCGGTCATTTCATGCACCGCCAAAGAACGCGTAGAAAGCCTGATCGCCCAGGGTATTGCAGAAGGCGCGACACTGGTGCTGGATGGCCGCGCACCGCAAGTGCCTGGCTATGAGCATGGCAACTTCGTTGGCCCTACGGTCTTCACCGGTGTGAAGCCCGGCATGCGTGTGTATGAAGAAGAAATCTTTGGACCTGTATTGTGCATCATGCAGGCAGATACTCTGGCTGACGCTATCGCCATCATCAATGCCAACCCTAACGGCAATGGCACGGCATTATTCACCCAGTCTGGCGCTGCGGCTCGCACTTTTGAAGAAGATATCGATGTAGGCCAGATCGGCATCAACGTGCCTATCCCTGTGCCTGTGCCGCTGTTTTCTTTCACAGGTTCACGCGCATCCAAACTTGGTGACCTGGGACCTTATGGTAAACAGGTCATACAGTTCTACACCCAGACCAAGACCATTACGGCACGCTGGTTTGATGACAGCGTCAGCGCTGGCAAGGTGAATACGACGATTTCGTTGAAATAG
- a CDS encoding acyl-CoA dehydrogenase family protein, which translates to MDFDLSEDQRAYQQSARSFAAHEMAAQAAHWDANAHFPLDVIAHAGELGFCGLYVPEELGGLGLTRLDAAIVFEELARACPSTTAYITIHNMASWMIAHWATPEVQQEWVPRLAAGKKLASYCLTEAGAGSDAASLRTTAILDGDSYVLNGSKAFISGAGATNMLVVMARSGGDGAGGISAFAVPADLPGISYGKKEDKMGWNSQPTRTVNFDQVRVPHNHLLGEEGMGFRIAMRGLDGGRINIATCSIGAAQSALNSAHNYMNERMQFQKKLADFQVLQFKLADMQTELVAARQMVRLAASKLDSKAANASVYCAMAKRLATDTGFTVCNEALQIHGGYGYIREYPLERFLRDVRVHQILEGTNEIMRVIVARHMLSQDTTEEFL; encoded by the coding sequence ATGGACTTCGATCTTAGTGAAGACCAGCGCGCCTACCAACAATCTGCCCGCAGCTTTGCCGCCCATGAAATGGCGGCACAGGCGGCGCATTGGGATGCCAATGCCCACTTCCCCCTGGACGTGATTGCTCACGCCGGGGAGTTGGGCTTTTGCGGCCTGTATGTGCCAGAAGAACTGGGCGGGCTGGGTTTAACGCGGCTGGATGCGGCAATCGTGTTTGAAGAACTGGCACGCGCCTGCCCTTCGACCACGGCTTACATCACTATCCACAACATGGCAAGCTGGATGATTGCCCACTGGGCCACGCCAGAAGTGCAGCAGGAGTGGGTACCCAGACTGGCGGCGGGCAAAAAGCTGGCCTCTTACTGCCTGACCGAGGCGGGCGCAGGTTCTGACGCGGCCTCGCTACGCACTACCGCCATACTTGACGGTGACAGCTACGTGCTCAACGGCAGCAAGGCCTTCATCTCTGGTGCAGGCGCCACCAATATGCTGGTGGTGATGGCACGCAGCGGCGGTGATGGTGCGGGTGGCATATCAGCCTTTGCGGTACCGGCAGACTTGCCGGGCATCAGCTATGGCAAAAAAGAAGACAAGATGGGCTGGAACAGCCAGCCCACCCGTACCGTGAATTTTGACCAGGTGCGCGTGCCGCACAATCATTTGCTCGGTGAAGAAGGCATGGGCTTCCGTATTGCCATGCGCGGGCTCGATGGCGGCCGCATCAATATCGCCACCTGCTCCATCGGTGCAGCGCAATCTGCCCTGAACAGTGCGCACAACTACATGAATGAACGCATGCAGTTCCAGAAAAAACTGGCCGATTTTCAGGTGCTGCAATTCAAGCTCGCTGACATGCAAACCGAGCTGGTCGCCGCCCGCCAGATGGTGCGTCTGGCTGCCAGCAAGCTCGACAGCAAGGCCGCCAATGCCTCTGTCTATTGCGCCATGGCCAAGCGCCTGGCGACCGACACCGGCTTTACCGTCTGCAATGAGGCGCTGCAAATCCACGGCGGTTATGGCTATATACGCGAATATCCGCTGGAGCGTTTCCTGCGCGATGTCAGGGTGCACCAGATACTCGAAGGCACGAATGAAATCATGCGCGTCATCGTCGCCCGCCACATGCTGAGTCAAGACACTACCGAGGAGTTTTTATGA